One stretch of Pedobacter riviphilus DNA includes these proteins:
- a CDS encoding DinB family protein, whose protein sequence is MSLKTTITNSVDYNVWVTEQLVAWLQNYPEELLQKECPSSFNSIAKTLKHISDTQLYWSSMIRETTTPTFDYIANEVNLKTEMANLVSEAKILATYVKENNEAMSETYLIESEWFSSNFPKYEYLQHLIIHTTYHRGQIVSIGHNIGVTKAPMMDYNFWNVISQ, encoded by the coding sequence ATGAGTTTAAAAACAACAATTACAAACAGCGTTGATTATAATGTTTGGGTAACAGAACAGTTAGTAGCCTGGCTACAAAATTACCCCGAAGAATTATTGCAAAAAGAATGTCCATCCAGTTTTAATAGCATAGCAAAAACACTTAAACATATTAGCGACACCCAATTGTATTGGTCATCAATGATTCGTGAAACGACAACACCTACTTTTGATTACATTGCTAATGAAGTGAATCTTAAAACTGAAATGGCAAATTTAGTAAGTGAAGCTAAAATTTTGGCAACATATGTAAAGGAGAACAACGAAGCTATGAGTGAGACCTATTTAATAGAATCGGAATGGTTTTCATCAAATTTTCCAAAGTACGAATACTTGCAACATTTAATAATTCATACAACCTACCATCGTGGACAAATTGTAAGCATTGGGCATAATATAGGTGTTACAAAAGCACCTATGATGGATTATAATTTTTGGAATGTAATCAGCCAATAA
- a CDS encoding ankyrin repeat domain-containing protein: MTEPTLDQQLNARKFEEAKSMMHNGEKLSKSIQEHHKSSIFDHLVREKQYEILIMMLKDKTIETDIYEFDSFDKSIFQAIVRSLGNDDEDIAFFNEFITHFDNLNDEVNTKTLLSYFFENGVSLALIKACIDAGCTTTFKNNAEENYIHQVVKSSFRRYNLNDEQTTDLLKGYIDILLNEGIDINEGNVVQESPLITAIKFNKKNLIAHLLENGADPNHTDRDGNSAFFYAVAHLQSENIYDTLRNFASPAFDQVNKNGETLLFEYVRMMSNSESGINFLKKLIEDGADLYQASTWYSADKTPLDIIAEKQADILQAVLETGQVDINRTDDKGNTLLHKVCAYNVNYEAEKAKETYRKVKLLIENGADIAVTNDQDQTALMLASDDNLKIKTVELLMKQS; the protein is encoded by the coding sequence ATGACCGAACCTACCTTAGATCAACAGTTAAATGCCCGCAAATTCGAAGAGGCTAAAAGCATGATGCATAACGGCGAAAAACTTTCTAAAAGCATTCAGGAACATCATAAGTCATCGATTTTTGATCATCTGGTGAGAGAGAAACAATACGAAATCCTGATTATGATGCTAAAGGACAAAACCATCGAAACCGACATTTATGAATTCGACAGTTTTGACAAAAGCATTTTTCAGGCTATTGTCCGCAGCCTTGGTAATGACGATGAAGATATTGCATTTTTCAATGAATTTATTACTCATTTCGACAACTTAAATGACGAGGTTAACACCAAAACACTATTAAGTTATTTCTTCGAAAACGGGGTGAGTTTAGCGCTGATTAAAGCATGTATCGATGCAGGTTGCACCACCACCTTCAAAAACAATGCAGAGGAAAACTACATCCATCAGGTAGTGAAAAGCAGTTTCCGAAGGTATAACCTAAACGATGAACAGACTACCGATCTGCTTAAAGGATATATCGATATTCTCCTTAACGAAGGTATTGATATTAATGAAGGCAATGTGGTGCAAGAAAGCCCATTAATTACCGCAATAAAATTTAATAAGAAAAATTTAATTGCCCATCTGCTCGAAAATGGCGCCGATCCCAATCATACCGACCGCGATGGAAATTCAGCATTCTTTTATGCAGTGGCGCATTTGCAGAGCGAAAACATATACGATACGCTGCGCAATTTCGCCTCACCAGCTTTTGACCAGGTTAATAAAAACGGCGAAACATTATTATTTGAATATGTGCGAATGATGTCGAACAGTGAAAGTGGGATAAATTTTCTTAAAAAACTGATTGAAGATGGTGCCGATCTATATCAGGCCAGCACCTGGTACAGTGCAGATAAAACCCCGTTAGATATAATCGCTGAAAAACAGGCTGATATTTTACAGGCGGTTTTGGAAACCGGACAGGTAGATATAAACAGAACTGACGACAAAGGGAATACCTTACTCCATAAGGTTTGCGCTTACAATGTAAATTATGAAGCAGAAAAAGCGAAAGAAACTTATCGTAAAGTAAAACTTTTGATTGAAAATGGAGCAGATATTGCTGTCACAAACGATCAGGATCAAACCGCACTGATGCTTGCATCTGATGATAACCTGAAAATAAAAACTGTAGAACTGCTCATGAAACAATCTTAA
- a CDS encoding DUF3108 domain-containing protein, with protein sequence MRILIFINAILLSFAGTSMAQVDTINAQNHKLVMSNLKEGKNSYLVYMTDSLETKRTVGDIWERTTVFKTRDKNDVVEFGWKWLHNDSLFATITNICDRKTMSPIYHYASYKRRGVFAYDYKNGLMQPSDTVKNNDAIKKGPVKLDIPIISWEQDLETYPLLPIKKVGQQFDISFFDPNEKLASYHRYEVVGREDLKLNADISVKCWLLKINYSKDSYAIFWLTEKSKEVIKMKEYYKGNYRIKVKQY encoded by the coding sequence ATGAGGATATTAATTTTTATTAACGCGATATTGCTGTCTTTTGCAGGCACTTCGATGGCACAGGTTGATACTATAAATGCGCAAAACCATAAACTGGTGATGAGCAATCTGAAAGAGGGAAAAAACAGCTACCTGGTTTACATGACCGATTCTCTTGAAACGAAACGGACTGTTGGAGATATATGGGAAAGAACAACCGTGTTTAAAACAAGAGATAAAAATGATGTTGTAGAATTTGGCTGGAAATGGCTTCACAACGATTCCCTTTTCGCTACAATAACAAATATCTGCGACCGAAAAACGATGTCTCCAATTTATCATTATGCCAGTTATAAACGAAGAGGCGTTTTTGCTTATGATTACAAAAATGGCTTGATGCAGCCATCTGATACCGTGAAAAATAATGATGCAATCAAAAAAGGACCGGTTAAATTGGATATCCCGATCATTTCATGGGAGCAGGATTTAGAAACCTACCCATTATTACCAATAAAAAAAGTTGGCCAGCAATTCGATATTTCCTTTTTCGATCCCAACGAAAAATTAGCTTCCTACCATCGTTATGAAGTAGTTGGTAGAGAAGATTTAAAGTTGAATGCAGATATTTCGGTTAAGTGTTGGCTGCTTAAAATTAATTACAGCAAAGATAGTTATGCCATTTTCTGGCTAACCGAGAAATCAAAAGAGGTAATTAAAATGAAAGAATATTATAAAGGTAACTATCGTATAAAAGTTAAGCAATATTGA
- a CDS encoding single-stranded DNA-binding protein, whose amino-acid sequence MESAVNKVVLSGFAGADAEIKNFGSQKLAKVNLAINENYRNSSGEEVKRVQWFNLSFWNAKAELAEAQVKKGTSLTVEGRLQTNSYDGADGKKRYAIEIVVSNIIIKEREKKEAF is encoded by the coding sequence ATGGAAAGTGCAGTTAACAAAGTAGTATTGAGCGGATTTGCAGGAGCAGATGCAGAAATTAAAAATTTTGGAAGTCAAAAATTAGCAAAGGTTAACCTGGCTATAAACGAAAACTATAGAAATTCATCAGGTGAGGAAGTAAAAAGAGTCCAGTGGTTTAATTTAAGTTTCTGGAATGCAAAAGCCGAGCTTGCCGAGGCTCAGGTTAAAAAGGGTACAAGCTTAACCGTTGAAGGTAGGTTACAGACCAATAGTTACGACGGCGCAGACGGGAAAAAGCGCTATGCAATCGAAATAGTTGTTAGCAATATAATTATCAAGGAAAGAGAAAAGAAAGAGGCCTTTTAG
- a CDS encoding n-acetylglutamate synthase, with protein sequence MINYNNKLFKPVNNTENGETSNETIFRYKQTGNILTAEYEGGKIMSGHLIGLVDENGNIEMRYHQINKQGELMTGICNSKPEQLANGKIRLHETWQWTSGDKSKGQSIIEEQ encoded by the coding sequence ATGATAAACTATAACAACAAGCTTTTTAAACCCGTAAATAATACAGAAAATGGTGAAACATCAAATGAAACCATTTTTAGATATAAACAAACAGGAAATATCCTAACCGCAGAATATGAGGGTGGAAAAATTATGTCTGGCCATTTAATTGGCTTAGTTGATGAAAACGGGAACATCGAAATGCGCTATCACCAGATAAACAAACAAGGCGAGCTCATGACCGGAATCTGCAATTCAAAACCAGAGCAATTAGCCAATGGCAAAATTAGACTTCATGAAACCTGGCAGTGGACATCAGGAGATAAATCGAAAGGACAGTCGATCATTGAAGAGCAATAA
- a CDS encoding NADP-dependent isocitrate dehydrogenase — MSNTSKIIYTKTDEAPMLATYSLLPIVQAFTASAGIDVETRDISLAGRILANFPEYLKDDQKIGDALAELGALATTPEANIIKLPNISASIPQLVGAITELQAQGFAIPNYPDNAQTDEEKAIKAKYAKVLGSAVNPVLREGNSDRRAPKAVKNYAKQNPHSMGKWSADSKTKVASMTEGDFYGSEKSTTVAEASQFKIEFVAADGTVTELKGLSPLKAGEVIDSSALSLSALKTFVAKEIAEAKAEGILLSAHLKATMMKVSDPIIFGAIVEVYFADVFAKYADLFKELNIDTRNGLGDVYAKIAGNPKQAEVEAALAQAIENGPALAMVNSDKGITNLHVPSDVIVDASMPAMIRTSGQMWNKEGKLQDTIALIPDRSYAGVYTATIDDCKANGAFDVTTIGSVPNVGLMAQKAEEYGSHDKTFQATGAGIIRVTDADGKVFFDQKVEKGDIFRMCQTKDAPIQDWVKLAVNRSRLSETPAVFWLDEKRAHDREIIAKVNTYLKDYDTTGLDIRILAPIEATKFTLERIRKGLDTISVTGNVLRDYLTDLFPILELGTSAKMLSIVPLMNGGGLFETGAGGSAPKHIEQFIEEGYLRWDSLGEFLALQASLEHLSQTQNNAKAQVLADALDEANAKFLATDKSPGRKLGTIDNRGSHFYLALYWAEALAAQTKDADLKARFAPLAKTLLANEAKINEELIGAQGKPQNIGGYYNPNDELASKAMRPSETLNTSLASL; from the coding sequence ATGTCAAATACATCAAAAATTATCTACACCAAAACCGATGAGGCGCCAATGTTGGCAACCTACTCACTTTTACCTATTGTACAAGCTTTTACCGCATCAGCAGGTATTGATGTAGAAACCAGAGATATTTCTTTAGCAGGAAGAATTTTGGCCAACTTTCCCGAGTATTTAAAAGACGATCAAAAAATTGGTGATGCGCTAGCAGAGCTTGGTGCTTTGGCTACCACTCCAGAAGCTAACATCATCAAATTACCAAATATTTCTGCCTCTATCCCACAATTGGTAGGTGCAATTACTGAGCTTCAGGCGCAGGGCTTTGCTATTCCAAATTACCCTGATAATGCACAGACAGACGAAGAAAAAGCAATTAAAGCTAAGTATGCAAAAGTTTTAGGTTCGGCTGTAAATCCGGTTTTACGCGAAGGTAACTCTGATCGTAGAGCACCTAAAGCCGTTAAAAACTATGCTAAACAAAATCCACACTCAATGGGTAAGTGGTCTGCAGATTCGAAAACCAAGGTAGCCAGTATGACTGAAGGCGATTTTTACGGTTCAGAGAAGTCTACCACTGTTGCTGAAGCAAGCCAATTTAAAATAGAATTTGTAGCTGCTGATGGTACAGTAACCGAATTAAAAGGTTTATCGCCACTAAAAGCAGGAGAGGTGATTGATAGTTCTGCATTGAGCTTATCTGCTTTAAAAACTTTTGTTGCCAAAGAAATTGCAGAAGCTAAAGCTGAAGGCATCTTATTATCAGCGCACTTAAAAGCAACTATGATGAAGGTTTCTGATCCGATTATTTTCGGGGCTATTGTTGAAGTTTATTTTGCAGATGTTTTTGCCAAATATGCGGATCTTTTCAAGGAGCTTAATATTGATACGAGAAATGGTTTAGGAGATGTGTACGCAAAAATTGCAGGCAACCCTAAACAGGCAGAAGTTGAAGCGGCTTTGGCTCAGGCTATTGAAAACGGACCTGCTTTGGCCATGGTAAACTCTGATAAAGGAATTACGAACTTACACGTACCATCGGATGTGATTGTTGATGCTTCTATGCCAGCAATGATCCGTACCTCGGGACAGATGTGGAACAAAGAAGGTAAACTTCAGGATACCATTGCTTTAATTCCAGACCGTTCTTACGCTGGCGTTTATACTGCAACCATTGATGACTGTAAAGCAAACGGTGCTTTTGATGTAACCACAATTGGTTCGGTACCAAATGTTGGTTTAATGGCTCAAAAAGCTGAAGAATATGGTTCGCACGATAAAACCTTCCAGGCTACCGGTGCAGGAATTATCCGTGTTACCGATGCTGATGGCAAAGTATTTTTTGATCAGAAAGTAGAAAAAGGCGATATCTTCCGCATGTGTCAAACTAAAGATGCACCAATTCAGGACTGGGTAAAATTAGCGGTGAACAGATCGCGTTTATCAGAAACGCCAGCAGTTTTCTGGTTAGATGAGAAAAGAGCGCATGATAGAGAAATCATTGCTAAAGTCAACACCTATTTAAAAGATTACGATACTACAGGTTTAGATATCCGCATTTTAGCGCCGATTGAAGCAACTAAATTTACTTTGGAGCGTATCCGCAAAGGTTTAGATACCATTTCGGTTACCGGTAACGTATTGCGTGATTATCTGACAGATTTATTCCCGATTTTAGAATTAGGAACTTCTGCGAAAATGCTTTCTATCGTTCCATTAATGAACGGAGGTGGTTTGTTTGAAACCGGTGCTGGTGGTTCTGCCCCAAAACATATTGAGCAGTTTATCGAAGAAGGTTATTTACGTTGGGATTCATTAGGTGAGTTCCTGGCACTTCAAGCTTCTTTAGAACATTTATCTCAAACCCAAAATAATGCAAAAGCGCAGGTATTAGCTGATGCTTTAGATGAAGCTAATGCTAAATTTTTGGCAACCGACAAATCACCGGGTAGAAAATTAGGCACTATCGATAACCGTGGTTCTCACTTTTATTTGGCTTTATATTGGGCTGAGGCTTTAGCTGCTCAAACAAAAGATGCTGATCTGAAAGCAAGATTTGCACCATTGGCTAAAACTTTATTAGCAAACGAAGCTAAAATTAACGAAGAGTTAATCGGTGCGCAAGGTAAGCCTCAAAACATTGGTGGTTACTATAACCCTAACGATGAGCTGGCAAGCAAAGCCATGCGCCCGAGTGAAACATTAAATACATCTTTAGCTTCTTTGTAG
- a CDS encoding TonB-dependent receptor has product MKPNLTLLLTLLSFTGLAQTIKPDSTKRLEEVTVKGYYNHQTLLRSVSAVNLVDSSLIKNQPNSSLVSMLNTVPGVRMEERSPGSYRLSLRGSLLRSPFGIRNIKIYLDDFPLTDAGGNTYLNALDVSAVGTMEIYKGPEASIFGANTGGALLINAPAINRNEINVSATGGSYGLFHQTASIKQQYKKYSFSFSEGYQRSDEYRQNSAMDRKYFQTLQQWNYSSAGSLKAFAFYSDLKYETPGGLTAAQSDQNPKLARPATSTLPGAISQQAAIYNKTIFGGISNSYQISLRLKHVIALFTSYTDFKNPFITNYEKRYESTLGLRTFLEYAQAKEDFKFNAQIGLEHSATKSQIKNFNNNGGEATTMQASDRLKAGQDFAYFRLNFDINSKFLIELASSLNFYRYNYESFFPVVMASKQRKFDGQFMPKAAVSYLITSDFSARASVSKGYSPPTIAEVRSSDNNINNGLQAELGWNYELGMRYKTKNNRFYANGNLFSYHLKDAIVRRLNQNDAEYFINAGGTKQLGIELEAAFWMIKNNESFLTGLQWRSNYTFSHFRFENFANGTSTFSGNKLTGVPESILVNSLEFNFPKTFYLFIQHNYTSSIPLNDINTVFAKRYHLVESKLGIRNLRINKTHLDLFVGANNLLNVKYSLGNDLNVANGRYFNPAPGINFYTGLSIKL; this is encoded by the coding sequence TTGAAACCGAACCTTACTCTACTCTTAACATTACTTTCTTTTACTGGTTTAGCACAAACAATAAAACCCGATTCGACTAAGAGACTCGAAGAAGTTACTGTAAAAGGTTATTATAACCATCAAACCTTGCTAAGATCAGTATCGGCTGTTAACCTGGTAGATAGTAGTTTAATAAAAAACCAGCCCAACAGCTCATTAGTGAGCATGCTAAATACTGTTCCTGGTGTACGCATGGAAGAACGTTCGCCTGGTAGTTATCGCCTATCACTCCGTGGCAGTTTGCTCCGGTCTCCCTTTGGCATTCGGAATATTAAAATTTACCTCGACGATTTCCCCTTAACGGATGCTGGTGGAAATACCTACCTAAATGCTTTAGATGTTTCTGCGGTAGGTACGATGGAAATTTATAAGGGTCCTGAAGCCAGTATTTTTGGCGCAAATACGGGAGGTGCTCTTTTAATCAACGCTCCCGCTATAAACCGCAATGAAATTAATGTTTCCGCTACTGGCGGTTCCTATGGTCTCTTCCATCAAACGGCATCGATTAAACAGCAATATAAAAAGTACAGCTTTAGTTTTAGCGAAGGATATCAGAGAAGTGATGAGTACCGACAAAACAGTGCAATGGATAGAAAATATTTTCAAACTTTGCAGCAATGGAATTATAGCAGTGCTGGCAGTTTAAAGGCTTTTGCCTTTTATAGCGATTTAAAGTACGAAACGCCAGGAGGGTTAACGGCTGCCCAATCAGATCAAAACCCTAAACTGGCCCGTCCGGCAACATCAACATTACCTGGTGCCATTTCACAACAAGCCGCCATTTACAATAAAACCATTTTCGGGGGGATATCGAATTCCTATCAGATCAGCCTGCGGTTGAAACACGTAATTGCTTTATTCACCTCTTATACCGATTTCAAGAACCCCTTTATTACCAATTACGAAAAGCGCTACGAAAGTACACTTGGATTAAGAACATTCTTAGAATACGCCCAGGCAAAAGAAGATTTTAAATTTAATGCTCAAATTGGATTAGAGCATTCTGCCACCAAAAGTCAGATTAAAAATTTTAATAATAATGGTGGTGAAGCGACCACAATGCAGGCTTCAGACCGCCTAAAAGCTGGTCAGGATTTTGCTTACTTCAGATTAAACTTCGACATCAACAGTAAATTTCTGATCGAACTTGCTTCGAGTTTAAATTTCTACAGATACAATTATGAGAGTTTTTTCCCAGTGGTTATGGCCTCAAAACAAAGAAAATTCGATGGCCAGTTTATGCCAAAGGCAGCAGTATCTTATCTCATCACTTCTGATTTTTCGGCCAGGGCTTCAGTTAGTAAAGGTTATTCGCCCCCAACCATTGCAGAAGTAAGATCGTCGGATAACAATATCAATAATGGCCTACAGGCTGAACTTGGCTGGAATTACGAATTAGGCATGCGTTATAAAACCAAAAACAATCGTTTTTACGCCAATGGAAACCTATTCAGTTACCATTTGAAGGATGCTATTGTTAGAAGGTTAAATCAAAACGACGCCGAGTATTTTATCAATGCCGGGGGAACCAAACAGCTGGGAATTGAACTGGAAGCTGCCTTTTGGATGATCAAAAATAATGAGTCTTTTTTAACAGGTTTACAATGGAGAAGTAATTATACTTTTAGCCATTTTAGATTTGAAAATTTCGCGAACGGCACTAGTACTTTCAGCGGTAACAAACTTACTGGAGTTCCGGAAAGTATTTTAGTCAATAGTTTAGAATTTAACTTTCCGAAAACATTTTATCTATTTATACAACACAATTATACTTCTTCAATCCCTTTAAACGATATCAATACCGTTTTTGCGAAAAGGTATCACTTGGTTGAAAGTAAATTAGGCATCAGAAATTTAAGAATCAATAAAACCCATTTAGATCTATTTGTAGGGGCAAACAACCTACTTAACGTGAAATATAGTTTAGGCAACGACTTAAACGTCGCAAATGGAAGGTATTTTAACCCGGCACCAGGAATTAATTTTTACACAGGCCTCTCCATTAAACTATAA
- a CDS encoding DNA polymerase III subunit gamma/tau, whose protein sequence is MENFIVSARKYRPATFETVVGQQHITGTLKNAIKNNQLAQAFLFCGPRGVGKTTCARILAKTINCTNPTADMEACGQCDNCLSFQNGHSFNVHELDAASNNSVDDIRSLIEQVRIPPQAGKYKIYIIDEVHMLSQSAFNAFLKTLEEPPSYAIFILATTEKHKILPTILSRCQIFDFNRIQVEDIANHLSTIAQRENIAFESDGLHIIAQKADGGLRDALSMFDQIASYANKNITYKAVIDNLNILDYDYFFKLTSYLTAAEVSQTLLLFDEILNNGFDGNNFINGLATHFRNLLVGKDASTIKLLEVSENIKQKYLDQCRQTELSFLLTALNLANTCDLNYKNSKNQRLQVELALIKMCHIRSVVNLAQQPLNPNNTATDVDQDKKKTNVVAEQAESPKLKPESEKTISVPAPALSAPVLPNIPQKKSLRIYLGLARSHPQLLSVLIFRKQML, encoded by the coding sequence ATGGAAAATTTTATCGTTTCTGCCCGTAAATACCGCCCAGCCACCTTCGAAACCGTAGTTGGCCAGCAGCATATTACCGGTACGTTAAAAAACGCCATTAAAAACAATCAGCTTGCCCAGGCATTTTTATTTTGCGGGCCGCGCGGAGTGGGTAAAACAACCTGTGCGCGTATCCTTGCAAAAACCATTAACTGTACCAACCCTACAGCCGATATGGAAGCCTGTGGACAATGCGACAACTGCCTTTCTTTCCAGAACGGACATTCTTTTAATGTACACGAATTGGATGCGGCATCGAACAACTCTGTTGATGATATCCGTAGTTTAATTGAGCAGGTTAGAATACCTCCACAAGCCGGAAAATATAAAATCTATATCATTGATGAGGTTCACATGTTATCACAAAGTGCATTTAATGCCTTTTTGAAAACGTTGGAAGAACCGCCTTCTTATGCTATATTTATTTTGGCCACTACCGAAAAACATAAAATACTGCCAACTATTTTATCACGTTGCCAGATTTTTGATTTCAACCGCATCCAGGTAGAAGATATTGCCAATCACCTATCAACCATTGCCCAACGCGAAAATATTGCTTTCGAAAGCGATGGTTTACACATTATTGCTCAAAAAGCAGATGGCGGATTGCGTGATGCGCTTTCGATGTTCGATCAGATTGCCAGTTATGCAAATAAGAACATTACGTATAAGGCTGTAATCGACAACCTGAACATTTTAGATTACGATTATTTTTTCAAACTTACCTCTTATTTAACCGCAGCAGAAGTTAGCCAAACCCTGCTCCTGTTTGACGAAATTTTAAATAACGGTTTTGATGGCAATAACTTTATTAACGGCCTGGCCACTCACTTCCGTAATTTATTGGTAGGTAAAGATGCATCGACCATTAAACTGTTAGAAGTTAGCGAAAATATTAAACAAAAATATCTTGATCAGTGCAGGCAAACAGAATTATCGTTTTTATTAACAGCATTAAATCTGGCCAATACCTGCGATCTAAATTATAAGAACTCTAAAAACCAACGTTTACAGGTAGAACTGGCGCTGATTAAAATGTGCCACATCCGGTCGGTCGTCAACTTAGCACAACAGCCTTTAAATCCTAATAATACAGCAACTGACGTAGATCAGGATAAAAAAAAAACTAATGTCGTAGCTGAGCAAGCTGAAAGTCCAAAGCTGAAACCTGAAAGCGAAAAGACTATTTCTGTACCAGCACCTGCCCTTAGTGCCCCTGTTTTACCCAATATTCCCCAGAAGAAAAGCCTAAGGATATACCTAGGGTTGGCCCGCAGCCATCCACAACTTCTATCAGTATTAATATTCCGAAAGCAAATGCTATAA
- a CDS encoding ankyrin repeat domain-containing protein: MSFIIACESGKRKIAELLLANQEVEVGYTDEKGRTALHYAAHRGYLDLVQILIDRGAALDYEDHAGETPFYFACLQKQKQTALFLLDKGARVDIKDFKGNSLLHLTAQSGQIEVLEKLLDQGLEVDGENNEAETPLLIAASWRNKEIVQKLLEFGANINTTNKHGDSPLIFAVKSKNTPMVELILEKGGNINHINHAGESALLIACYDANRMLTKVLVEKGADVFVSSKDGLSPIWYACANNQKEIVDLFLTNGIDVNYAKPLSGNDDSMYSYLEWVETANNISISASFSFDNNYNYGGESMLHVAAKSGHLSMLKLLIEKGANINIQDESGNTALHYSAANGKKDAVKFLLEKSADPTIVNVKEQKAIDYSNIKGFNEITELLLKYGLPAKQNAQETSTLSTKNTAETPKNDMAAKKQALLDLKELLDAGILSQEEFDAEKAKVLNG; this comes from the coding sequence ATGTCATTTATTATTGCCTGCGAAAGCGGCAAGCGCAAAATAGCCGAACTTTTATTGGCCAACCAAGAGGTAGAGGTAGGTTATACAGATGAAAAAGGCAGAACAGCCCTCCATTATGCCGCCCATCGTGGATATTTAGACCTTGTACAGATTTTAATAGATCGTGGGGCAGCTTTAGATTACGAAGATCATGCCGGCGAAACACCTTTTTATTTTGCCTGCTTACAAAAACAGAAACAAACCGCACTATTTCTTTTAGATAAAGGTGCAAGAGTTGACATTAAGGATTTTAAAGGCAACAGCTTATTACACCTAACTGCACAAAGCGGACAGATTGAAGTTTTAGAAAAACTACTCGATCAAGGTCTTGAAGTTGACGGCGAAAATAACGAGGCAGAAACGCCTTTGCTTATTGCTGCAAGCTGGAGGAACAAAGAAATTGTTCAAAAATTATTGGAATTTGGCGCCAATATCAACACCACTAATAAACATGGCGATTCACCCTTAATTTTTGCGGTTAAATCTAAAAACACGCCAATGGTTGAGCTTATTCTCGAAAAAGGTGGAAATATTAACCATATTAATCATGCCGGAGAATCGGCCTTACTAATTGCTTGTTATGATGCCAACAGGATGCTCACCAAAGTATTGGTGGAAAAGGGCGCAGATGTATTCGTTTCATCAAAAGATGGCCTGTCGCCTATCTGGTATGCCTGTGCCAATAACCAGAAAGAAATTGTTGATTTATTTTTAACCAATGGTATAGATGTAAACTATGCTAAACCGCTTTCGGGTAACGACGATTCCATGTATTCGTACTTAGAATGGGTAGAAACTGCCAATAACATTTCCATTTCGGCCAGCTTCTCTTTCGATAACAATTACAACTACGGAGGCGAAAGCATGCTGCATGTAGCAGCCAAAAGTGGCCATTTAAGTATGTTAAAGCTATTAATCGAAAAAGGTGCAAATATTAATATTCAGGATGAAAGCGGGAACACTGCTTTACATTACTCGGCTGCTAATGGTAAAAAAGATGCGGTAAAATTTTTACTCGAAAAATCGGCCGACCCTACCATTGTAAATGTAAAGGAACAGAAAGCAATAGATTATTCGAATATTAAGGGTTTTAATGAAATTACAGAACTCTTGTTGAAATATGGCCTTCCAGCTAAGCAAAATGCACAAGAAACAAGTACCCTATCAACAAAAAATACTGCTGAAACTCCGAAAAATGATATGGCTGCGAAAAAACAGGCATTATTAGATTTAAAAGAGTTACTCGATGCCGGAATCTTATCGCAGGAAGAGTTTGATGCGGAAAAAGCTAAGGTTTTAAATGGTTGA